A single region of the Citrobacter telavivensis genome encodes:
- a CDS encoding conjugal transfer protein, with amino-acid sequence MKKDGFWRYATPPVSVAGIPLPFLLIYLAWFRWPEWVTFYICSGILVFFMGLNFFGWGVRTILRRIVSTFRGKTASGRPWWYRHFTETPRDWTGL; translated from the coding sequence ATGAAAAAAGACGGATTCTGGCGCTACGCCACCCCGCCTGTCAGCGTGGCTGGCATTCCACTGCCCTTTCTGCTGATTTACCTCGCCTGGTTCCGCTGGCCCGAATGGGTCACGTTTTACATCTGCAGCGGGATCCTGGTGTTTTTTATGGGGCTGAATTTTTTCGGCTGGGGTGTCCGAACCATCCTCCGGCGCATTGTCAGCACCTTCCGCGGTAAAACCGCCTCGGGCCGCCCCTGGTGGTACCGGCATTTCACTGAAACCCCACGGGACTGGACAGGGCTGTAA